Proteins encoded within one genomic window of Streptomyces sp. NBC_01314:
- a CDS encoding DUF2469 domain-containing protein has translation MSAEDLEKYETEMELKLYREYRDVVGLFKYVIETERRFYLTNDYEMQVHSVQGEVFFEVSMADAWVWDMYRPARFVKQVRVLTFKDVNIEELNKSDLELPGS, from the coding sequence ATGAGCGCCGAGGACCTCGAGAAGTACGAGACCGAGATGGAGCTGAAGCTCTACCGGGAGTACCGCGATGTCGTCGGTCTGTTCAAATACGTGATCGAGACCGAGCGGCGTTTCTACCTGACCAACGACTACGAGATGCAGGTGCACTCGGTCCAGGGCGAGGTGTTCTTCGAGGTGTCGATGGCTGACGCCTGGGTGTGGGACATGTACCGGCCGGCTCGGTTCGTGAAGCAGGTGCGGGTGCTCACGTTCAAGGACGTGAACATCGAGGAGCTGAACAAGAGCGATCTGGAGCTGCCGGGCAGCTGA
- a CDS encoding YifB family Mg chelatase-like AAA ATPase translates to MGFARTCSVALVGVEGVVVEVQADLEPGVAAFTLVGLPDKSLTESKDRVRAAVVNSGAEWPQKKLTVGLSPASVPKAGSGFDLAVACAILGASERIDPRVLTDIVMVGELGLDGRVRPVRGILPAVLAAAEAGYEQVVVPECAAAEASLVPGVSVLGVRTLRQLIAVLADEPVPDEEPDEGRPDPLMAGLRLPGTGAATGMHTTGAAQQDLGHDLADVVGQRAARTAVEVAAAGGHHLFLEGPPGAGKTMLAERLPAVLPKLVREESLEVTAVHSIAGLLPVGKPLVDVAPYCAPHHSATMQALVGGGQGIARPGAVSLAHRGVLFLDETPEFSGQALDALRQPLEAGHVVIARSAGVVRFPAKFLMVLAANPCPCGRFSRTDDLCECPPASIRRYQARLSGPLLDRVDLRVEVDRITRSELTQPGARGESTATVAERVRAARERAAARLLGTPWRTNSEVPGRELRSRWHATPGAMDDAERCLERGALTARGLDRVLRVAWTIADLVGHDRPDATDVNLALQLRTGVPRGAPMAIGALT, encoded by the coding sequence ATGGGGTTCGCCCGCACATGCTCCGTGGCCCTCGTAGGGGTCGAGGGCGTCGTCGTCGAGGTCCAGGCAGACCTGGAACCGGGGGTGGCGGCCTTCACACTGGTGGGACTACCGGACAAGAGCTTGACGGAGAGCAAGGACCGGGTCAGGGCGGCGGTGGTCAACTCGGGCGCCGAGTGGCCGCAGAAGAAGCTGACGGTGGGGCTCAGCCCCGCCTCGGTCCCGAAGGCCGGCAGCGGCTTCGACCTGGCGGTCGCCTGCGCGATCCTGGGGGCCTCCGAGCGGATCGATCCGCGGGTGCTCACCGACATCGTGATGGTCGGAGAGCTGGGACTCGACGGGCGGGTCCGGCCGGTCCGGGGCATCCTGCCCGCTGTGCTGGCCGCCGCCGAGGCCGGATACGAGCAAGTGGTGGTGCCGGAGTGCGCTGCCGCGGAGGCCTCGCTGGTGCCCGGCGTCTCGGTACTGGGCGTGCGCACCCTGCGGCAGCTGATCGCCGTCCTCGCGGATGAACCCGTGCCGGACGAGGAGCCCGACGAGGGCCGCCCGGACCCTTTGATGGCGGGGCTCCGGCTACCGGGCACGGGGGCGGCCACCGGGATGCACACCACGGGAGCCGCGCAGCAGGACCTGGGCCACGATCTCGCGGATGTCGTCGGTCAGCGGGCGGCCCGGACCGCCGTGGAGGTCGCGGCGGCCGGCGGACACCACCTCTTCCTGGAAGGGCCGCCGGGTGCGGGCAAGACCATGCTCGCCGAGCGGCTGCCGGCCGTCCTGCCGAAGCTGGTCAGGGAGGAGTCGCTGGAGGTCACGGCGGTCCACTCGATCGCCGGTCTGCTGCCGGTGGGCAAACCACTGGTCGACGTGGCGCCCTACTGCGCTCCTCACCACTCGGCCACGATGCAGGCCCTCGTGGGTGGCGGCCAGGGCATCGCACGGCCCGGCGCGGTCTCTCTCGCCCATCGTGGTGTGCTCTTCCTCGATGAGACCCCCGAGTTCAGCGGCCAGGCCCTGGACGCCCTGCGGCAGCCGCTGGAGGCGGGGCACGTCGTGATCGCGCGCAGCGCGGGAGTGGTGCGGTTCCCGGCGAAGTTCCTGATGGTGCTCGCCGCGAATCCCTGTCCCTGCGGTCGCTTCTCGCGGACGGACGACCTGTGTGAGTGTCCGCCCGCCTCGATCCGCCGCTACCAGGCCCGGCTCTCCGGGCCGCTGCTGGACCGGGTCGACCTGCGGGTCGAGGTCGACCGGATCACCCGGTCCGAACTCACGCAGCCCGGGGCCCGTGGCGAGTCCACCGCGACGGTGGCCGAGCGGGTGCGCGCGGCCAGGGAACGGGCGGCCGCACGTCTGCTCGGCACACCCTGGCGGACGAACAGCGAGGTGCCGGGGCGCGAACTGCGCAGCCGGTGGCACGCGACCCCGGGTGCGATGGACGACGCCGAGCGCTGCCTGGAGCGGGGAGCGCTGACCGCGCGCGGCCTGGACCGGGTGCTGCGGGTCGCCTGGACCATCGCCGACCTCGTCGGCCACGACCGCCCGGACGCGACGGACGTCAACCTGGCCCTGCAACTGCGCACCGGAGTTCCACGCGGGGCGCCGATGGCGATCGGGGCCCTGACATGA
- a CDS encoding NUDIX hydrolase, whose translation MSAEDTYEGGLRRVARVILLDPRERILLLHGHEPDDPADDWWFTPGGGVEGTETREEAALRELAEETGITDVDLGPVLWRRMCSFPFAGRRWDQDEWYFLARTTDTRQVVPGEAGLTELERRSVAGARWWTCGELARAHETVYPTRLAELLRTLLDEGPPARPVVLDTEIV comes from the coding sequence TTGTCGGCTGAGGACACGTACGAGGGCGGGCTGCGCAGGGTGGCCCGGGTGATCCTGCTGGATCCCCGGGAGCGCATTCTGCTGCTGCACGGGCATGAGCCGGACGATCCGGCCGACGACTGGTGGTTCACGCCGGGCGGCGGTGTGGAGGGCACGGAGACCCGTGAGGAGGCCGCCCTGCGGGAACTCGCGGAGGAGACGGGGATCACGGACGTGGACCTCGGTCCCGTGCTCTGGCGGCGGATGTGCTCCTTCCCCTTCGCCGGACGCCGCTGGGACCAGGACGAGTGGTACTTCCTCGCCCGGACCACCGATACGCGCCAGGTGGTGCCCGGCGAGGCGGGCCTCACGGAGCTGGAACGACGCAGCGTCGCCGGAGCACGCTGGTGGACGTGCGGGGAACTGGCCCGGGCGCATGAGACGGTGTACCCGACCAGACTCGCCGAACTGCTCCGCACACTGCTCGACGAGGGTCCCCCGGCCAGACCCGTGGTCCTCGACACCGAAATTGTCTAG
- the rimM gene encoding ribosome maturation factor RimM (Essential for efficient processing of 16S rRNA) — translation MQLVVARIGRAHGIKGEVTVEVRTDEPELRLAPGAVLSTDPASTGPLTIETGRVHSGRLLLRFEGVRDRNAAEALRNTLLIAEVNPEELPEEEDEYYDHQLMDLDVVTKDGAEVGRIIEISHLPSQDLFIVERPDGSEVMIPFVEKIVTEIDLTEQRAVIDPPPGLIDDRAEIASARDAAEEPDADSAADSAGPAGDEV, via the coding sequence GTGCAGCTCGTAGTCGCACGGATCGGCCGCGCCCACGGCATCAAGGGCGAGGTGACCGTCGAGGTCCGCACCGACGAGCCGGAACTCCGGCTCGCCCCCGGCGCCGTCCTGTCCACGGACCCCGCCTCGACGGGCCCGCTCACCATCGAGACCGGCCGGGTCCACAGCGGCCGGCTGCTCCTGCGCTTCGAGGGCGTCCGCGACCGCAACGCCGCCGAGGCCCTTCGCAACACCCTGCTGATCGCGGAGGTGAACCCGGAGGAGCTGCCGGAGGAAGAGGACGAGTACTACGACCACCAGCTGATGGACCTGGACGTGGTCACCAAGGACGGAGCCGAGGTCGGCCGGATCATCGAGATCTCGCACCTGCCGTCCCAGGACCTCTTCATCGTCGAGCGGCCCGACGGCAGCGAGGTGATGATCCCGTTCGTCGAGAAGATCGTCACCGAGATCGACCTGACCGAGCAGCGGGCCGTCATCGACCCGCCGCCCGGCCTGATCGACGACCGGGCGGAGATCGCTTCCGCGCGGGACGCCGCCGAGGAGCCCGACGCGGATTCCGCCGCGGATTCCGCAGGCCCGGCCGGGGACGAGGTCTGA
- the rplS gene encoding 50S ribosomal protein L19: MSHLLDTVDSASLRSDIPAFRPGDTVNVHVRVIEGNRSRVQQFKGVVIRRQGAGVRETFTVRKVSFSVGVERTFPVHTPIVEKIELVTRGDVRRAKLYYLRELRGKAAKIKEKRDN; the protein is encoded by the coding sequence ATGTCCCACCTGCTCGACACCGTCGACTCCGCGTCGCTGCGCAGTGACATCCCGGCCTTCCGCCCGGGTGACACCGTCAACGTCCACGTCCGCGTCATCGAGGGCAACCGCTCCCGTGTGCAGCAGTTCAAGGGCGTGGTGATCCGTCGCCAGGGCGCCGGTGTCCGTGAGACCTTCACGGTCCGCAAGGTCTCGTTCTCCGTCGGCGTCGAGCGCACCTTCCCGGTGCACACCCCGATCGTCGAGAAGATCGAGCTCGTCACCCGCGGTGACGTCCGTCGCGCCAAGCTGTACTACCTGCGCGAGCTGCGCGGCAAGGCGGCGAAGATCAAGGAGAAGCGCGACAACTGA
- the proS gene encoding proline--tRNA ligase — MAKAPVLTPRADDFPRWYQDLITKAELADNGPVRGTMVIRPYGYGLWERMQQEMDSRIKETGTQNAYFPLLIPQSYLAREAEHVEGFAPELAVVTHGGGKELEEPAVVRPTSEMIINEYFSKWVQSYRDLPLLINQWANVVRWELRPRLFLRTSEFLWQEGHTAHATYEEARDFAAHIHREVYEDFMVNVLAMDVVPGRKTVKERFAGAINTLTLEGMMGDGKALQMATSHELGQNFAKAFNTRYLSKEGKQELVWQTSWGSTTRMIGALVMMHGDDNGLRVPPRLAQVQAVVLAIKGDDAVLAKVRELGAQLKAAGIRVQVDDRTDIPFGRRAVDWELKGVPVRIEVGPRDLENGTAMLARRIPGGKEPVAVDSLVRLLPAILEEDQALLLKQSRERRESRTTEVSTIDEAIDAAAAGGWARIPWSTLGEDGETRLGEHAVTVRCLVAEDGSVPDSYDAPGNVAVVARAY, encoded by the coding sequence ATGGCAAAGGCACCCGTACTCACGCCCCGCGCGGACGACTTCCCGCGCTGGTACCAGGATCTGATCACCAAGGCCGAGCTGGCCGACAACGGGCCGGTGCGCGGCACCATGGTGATCCGACCGTACGGGTACGGGCTGTGGGAGCGGATGCAGCAGGAGATGGACTCCAGGATCAAGGAGACGGGCACGCAGAACGCGTACTTCCCGCTTCTGATCCCGCAGTCGTACCTCGCCCGGGAGGCCGAGCACGTCGAGGGCTTCGCGCCCGAGCTGGCCGTGGTGACGCACGGCGGCGGCAAGGAGCTCGAAGAACCCGCCGTGGTCCGCCCCACCTCCGAGATGATCATCAACGAGTACTTCTCGAAGTGGGTGCAGAGCTACCGCGACCTGCCGCTGCTGATCAACCAGTGGGCGAACGTGGTCCGTTGGGAGCTGCGCCCGCGTCTGTTCCTGCGCACCTCCGAGTTCCTCTGGCAGGAGGGCCACACGGCGCACGCGACGTACGAGGAGGCGCGCGACTTCGCCGCGCACATCCACCGGGAGGTCTACGAGGACTTCATGGTGAACGTCCTCGCGATGGACGTCGTCCCCGGCCGCAAGACCGTCAAGGAACGCTTCGCGGGAGCCATCAACACCCTCACCCTCGAAGGCATGATGGGCGACGGCAAGGCCCTCCAGATGGCCACCAGTCACGAACTGGGCCAGAACTTCGCCAAGGCCTTCAACACCCGGTACCTGTCGAAGGAAGGCAAGCAGGAACTCGTCTGGCAGACCTCCTGGGGCTCCACCACCCGCATGATCGGCGCCCTGGTGATGATGCACGGCGACGACAACGGCCTGCGGGTCCCGCCCCGGCTGGCCCAGGTCCAGGCCGTCGTCCTCGCGATCAAGGGTGACGACGCGGTTCTGGCCAAGGTCCGCGAGCTCGGCGCCCAGCTCAAGGCCGCGGGCATCCGCGTCCAGGTGGACGACCGCACGGACATCCCGTTCGGCCGCCGCGCCGTCGACTGGGAGCTCAAGGGCGTCCCCGTACGCATCGAGGTCGGCCCCCGTGACCTGGAGAACGGCACGGCGATGCTCGCCCGCCGCATCCCGGGCGGCAAGGAACCGGTCGCCGTCGACTCACTCGTACGCCTGCTGCCCGCGATCCTCGAGGAGGACCAGGCGCTCCTCCTGAAGCAGTCGCGCGAGCGCCGCGAGTCCCGTACGACCGAGGTGTCCACCATCGACGAGGCGATCGACGCCGCCGCGGCCGGCGGCTGGGCGCGTATCCCCTGGTCGACGCTGGGCGAGGACGGCGAGACCAGGCTGGGGGAGCACGCCGTGACCGTACGGTGTCTGGTCGCCGAGGACGGGTCGGTGCCCGATTCCTACGACGCACCCGGTAACGTCGCCGTCGTGGCGCGCGCTTACTAG
- the rpsP gene encoding 30S ribosomal protein S16, translating into MAVKIKLKRLGKIRSPHYRIVVADSRTRRDGRAIEEIGKYHPTYHPSVIEVDEERVAYWLGVGAQPTEPVLAILKKTGDWQKFKGEPAPAPLLVAQPKSARPSFEALGGDDAGKGEAITQKKKADKKDEAAAESESTEA; encoded by the coding sequence GTGGCAGTCAAGATCAAGCTGAAGCGTCTGGGCAAGATCCGTTCGCCTCACTACCGCATCGTCGTCGCCGACTCCCGCACCCGTCGTGACGGTCGTGCGATCGAGGAGATCGGCAAGTACCACCCGACGTACCACCCGTCGGTCATCGAGGTCGACGAGGAGCGCGTCGCGTACTGGCTGGGTGTCGGCGCACAGCCGACCGAGCCCGTGCTCGCCATCCTCAAGAAGACCGGCGACTGGCAGAAGTTCAAGGGCGAGCCCGCTCCGGCGCCGCTCCTCGTGGCTCAGCCGAAGTCCGCGCGCCCGTCGTTCGAGGCCCTGGGCGGCGACGACGCGGGCAAGGGTGAGGCGATCACCCAGAAGAAGAAGGCCGACAAGAAGGACGAGGCTGCCGCCGAGTCCGAGTCGACCGAGGCCTGA
- a CDS encoding RNA-binding protein codes for MLEEALEHLVKGIVDNPDDVQVASRDLRRGRVLEVRVHPDDLGKVIGRNGRTARALRTVVGAIGGRGVRVDLVDVDHVR; via the coding sequence ATGCTCGAGGAGGCTCTCGAGCACCTCGTGAAGGGCATTGTCGACAACCCCGACGACGTGCAGGTCGCTTCCCGTGACCTGCGTCGCGGGCGCGTACTCGAGGTCCGGGTCCACCCCGACGACCTCGGTAAGGTGATCGGCCGCAACGGCCGTACCGCCCGCGCTCTGCGTACCGTCGTGGGCGCCATCGGCGGCCGCGGTGTCCGTGTCGACCTCGTCGACGTGGATCACGTCCGCTGA
- the lepB gene encoding signal peptidase I: protein MDTEAQQHMERDRSPRPSGDEVSEEISDTGGPEERSRFAWVDRTTEWVPGGNYTLTVLICLLFLVLFSNFVMQPFQIPSSSMALSLRIGDRVLVNKLAYRFGSDPQRGDVVVFDGTGYFGNADYIKRVVGVGGDRVVCCDQKGRLEVNGRWVDESSFLYPGDSPSNVPFDVVVPEGRLFLLGDHRSDSSDSREHLGSPGGGMVPVDSVIGRAEGIAWPADHWTRLDRPDAYARVSAAAGGAHG from the coding sequence ATGGACACCGAAGCACAGCAGCACATGGAGCGCGACCGTTCCCCTCGTCCTTCCGGCGACGAGGTCTCCGAGGAGATCTCTGACACAGGAGGGCCTGAGGAGCGGTCGCGTTTCGCATGGGTGGACCGGACCACCGAGTGGGTACCGGGTGGGAATTACACCCTGACCGTACTGATCTGCCTGCTTTTTCTGGTGCTCTTCAGCAACTTCGTGATGCAGCCCTTCCAAATTCCCAGCAGCTCCATGGCCCTTTCATTGAGGATCGGGGACCGCGTTCTCGTAAATAAGTTGGCGTACCGTTTCGGATCTGATCCGCAGCGTGGTGACGTCGTCGTGTTCGACGGCACCGGCTACTTCGGGAACGCCGACTACATCAAGCGCGTTGTCGGCGTGGGGGGAGACCGGGTGGTCTGCTGCGACCAGAAGGGGAGGCTTGAGGTGAACGGCCGGTGGGTCGACGAGTCGTCGTTTCTGTACCCGGGCGACAGCCCGTCGAACGTACCCTTCGACGTGGTCGTCCCCGAGGGCAGGCTGTTCCTCCTCGGCGACCACCGCAGTGACTCCAGCGATTCCCGCGAGCATCTGGGATCGCCCGGCGGCGGCATGGTCCCCGTCGACTCCGTGATCGGTAGGGCCGAGGGGATCGCCTGGCCGGCCGACCACTGGACGCGTCTGGACCGCCCGGACGCCTACGCGCGTGTGTCCGCCGCAGCCGGCGGTGCGCATGGGTAA
- a CDS encoding YraN family protein — MSKARGDSARGNSARGALGKYGEELAARRLVEAGMTVLERNWRSGRTGEIDIVARDGDALVVCEVKTRRAGLFEHPMAAVTATKAERLRGLAERWLQEHGGSPPGGVRIDVVGVVLPDRGAAVVEHVRGVA; from the coding sequence ATGAGCAAGGCACGAGGCGACAGCGCACGAGGCAACAGCGCACGAGGTGCACTCGGCAAATACGGCGAGGAGCTGGCCGCGCGGCGGCTTGTCGAGGCCGGGATGACGGTCCTGGAGCGCAACTGGCGCAGCGGCAGGACAGGCGAGATCGACATCGTGGCCCGCGACGGGGACGCGCTGGTCGTCTGCGAGGTGAAGACCCGCAGGGCCGGCCTCTTCGAGCATCCGATGGCGGCCGTCACGGCCACCAAGGCCGAACGACTGCGTGGCCTCGCCGAACGCTGGCTCCAGGAACACGGAGGGAGTCCACCGGGCGGCGTCCGCATCGACGTCGTGGGCGTCGTCCTCCCCGACCGCGGCGCTGCCGTGGTGGAACACGTGCGGGGGGTGGCCTGA
- the lepB gene encoding signal peptidase I — protein MGNRGKPRGAAPSTPADNLLPTGTRRSGGAARPSRVERRKLARKIKARRRRSAVKEIPLLVGVAVLIALVLKTFLVQAFVIPSGSMEQTIQIGDRVLVDKLTPWFGSKPTRGDVVVFKDPGGWLEDEQTTAATEDPIVIKQIKEGLQFIGLLPSDDEQDLIKRVVAVGGDTVKCCDTQGRVTVNGMPLDETAYIHPGNQPSTQQFQVTVPQGRLWVMGDHRENSADSRAHQTDDSKTAQYGGTVPEDAVVGRAVVIAWPVGHWGQLEEPDTFTAVPGGSTAALGASHRVASADRNGLIPLPTPAELPLVMGVVGLHRLWRGRRYGVRSGCGGFGGRRTVRTRWFRRSAGAIRRGGFPGRGERGGRREFRGFGRLRE, from the coding sequence ATGGGTAACCGCGGCAAACCCCGCGGTGCGGCTCCCAGCACCCCGGCCGACAACCTGCTGCCCACCGGCACCCGGCGGTCCGGCGGGGCCGCCCGGCCGAGCCGGGTCGAGCGGCGGAAGCTCGCCCGCAAGATCAAGGCGCGCAGGCGTCGCTCCGCGGTCAAGGAGATCCCGCTCCTGGTCGGTGTCGCCGTCCTCATAGCGCTGGTCCTGAAGACCTTCCTCGTCCAGGCGTTCGTGATCCCTTCGGGCTCCATGGAGCAGACGATCCAGATCGGCGACCGTGTCCTGGTCGACAAGCTCACGCCCTGGTTCGGCTCCAAGCCCACCCGCGGGGACGTCGTCGTCTTCAAGGACCCGGGCGGCTGGCTGGAGGACGAGCAGACGACGGCCGCCACCGAGGACCCGATCGTCATCAAGCAGATAAAGGAAGGCCTGCAGTTCATCGGCCTCCTGCCGTCCGACGACGAGCAGGACCTGATCAAGCGGGTCGTCGCGGTCGGCGGCGACACCGTCAAGTGCTGCGACACCCAGGGCCGCGTCACGGTCAACGGCATGCCGCTGGACGAGACGGCGTACATCCACCCCGGCAACCAGCCCTCGACCCAGCAGTTCCAGGTGACCGTTCCCCAGGGCCGTCTCTGGGTGATGGGCGATCACCGGGAGAACTCCGCCGACTCGCGCGCCCACCAGACCGACGATTCGAAAACGGCGCAGTACGGCGGTACGGTCCCGGAGGACGCCGTCGTCGGCCGGGCCGTGGTCATCGCCTGGCCGGTCGGCCACTGGGGGCAGTTGGAGGAGCCGGACACATTCACGGCCGTGCCGGGCGGGTCGACCGCCGCCCTCGGCGCTTCGCATAGGGTGGCTTCCGCGGATCGAAACGGATTGATCCCCCTCCCGACCCCTGCGGAACTCCCGCTCGTTATGGGAGTGGTGGGCCTGCACCGGCTGTGGCGCGGGCGGCGGTACGGAGTGAGGAGTGGATGTGGGGGATTTGGCGGTCGGCGCACGGTCCGGACACGGTGGTTCCGAAGATCGGCCGGAGCGATCCGACGAGGCGGCTTCCCCGGCCGCGGAGAACGTGGAGGGCGCCGTGAGTTCCGAGGGTTCGGCCGACTCCGGGAGTGA
- the trmD gene encoding tRNA (guanosine(37)-N1)-methyltransferase TrmD has product MRLDVVTIFPEYLEPLNVSLVGKARARGQLQVHVHDLREWTYDRHNTVDDTPYGGGPGMVMKTDPWGAALDSVLADGYETGAREPALIVPTPSGRPFTQALAVELSERPWLVFTPARYEGIDRRVIDEYATRMPVHEVSIGDYVLAGGEAAVLVVTEAVARLLPGVLGNAESHRDDSFAPGAMTNLLEGPVYTKPPEWRGRDIPEVLLSGHHARIARWRRDEALKRTAANRPDLIERCDPKAFGKKDREMLSILGWAPDPEGEAYGRFWRRPEGVEE; this is encoded by the coding sequence ATGCGGCTCGACGTCGTCACGATCTTTCCCGAGTACCTCGAACCCCTGAACGTCTCCCTGGTCGGCAAGGCACGCGCGCGGGGACAGCTGCAGGTGCACGTCCACGACCTACGGGAATGGACGTACGACCGGCACAACACGGTCGACGACACCCCCTACGGCGGCGGCCCCGGCATGGTCATGAAGACGGACCCCTGGGGCGCAGCTCTGGACTCCGTCCTCGCCGACGGCTACGAGACAGGGGCCCGCGAGCCCGCGCTCATCGTCCCCACCCCCAGCGGCCGCCCCTTCACCCAGGCCCTCGCCGTCGAACTCTCCGAGCGCCCCTGGCTGGTCTTCACCCCGGCGCGCTACGAGGGCATCGACCGCCGCGTGATCGACGAGTACGCGACCCGGATGCCCGTCCACGAGGTGTCCATCGGCGACTACGTGCTCGCCGGCGGCGAGGCGGCCGTCCTCGTCGTCACCGAGGCCGTGGCACGACTCCTGCCCGGTGTGCTCGGCAACGCCGAGTCCCACCGGGACGACTCCTTCGCGCCCGGCGCCATGACCAACCTCCTGGAGGGGCCGGTCTACACGAAGCCCCCCGAGTGGCGCGGCCGCGACATCCCCGAGGTGCTGCTCAGCGGACACCACGCCAGGATCGCGCGCTGGCGGCGCGACGAGGCCCTGAAGCGTACGGCGGCCAACCGGCCCGACCTCATCGAGCGCTGCGACCCCAAGGCCTTCGGCAAGAAGGACCGCGAGATGCTCTCCATCCTGGGCTGGGCCCCGGATCCGGAGGGTGAGGCGTACGGCCGATTTTGGCGGCGGCCGGAGGGCGTGGAAGAATAG
- the lepB gene encoding signal peptidase I encodes MSSEGSADSGSDSPGGADGGDGARTSVDDGDQHERPKKKQRSFWKELPILVGIALVLALLIKTFLVQAFSIPSDSMQNTLQEGDRVLVDKLTPWFGSEPERGEVVVFHDPDGWLNGEPTLEPNAVQRVLGWIGLMPSAEEKDLIKRTIGVAGDTVECNGTGPLKVNGKALNEPYVYPGNTPCTVDDTGGQFKVKVPKGKIWVMGDHRQNSLDSRYHQNDSNDGMVPVSQVVGRAIVVAWPPTRWSTLPIPDTFDQNLSAAAPGALGLAGAVPLVLWRRRRLLATGSPRVTGTRTAG; translated from the coding sequence GTGAGTTCCGAGGGTTCGGCCGACTCCGGGAGTGACTCCCCGGGCGGAGCGGACGGCGGTGACGGCGCCCGGACCTCGGTCGACGACGGCGACCAGCACGAGAGGCCCAAGAAGAAGCAGCGTTCCTTCTGGAAGGAACTGCCGATCCTGGTCGGTATCGCGCTGGTGCTCGCGCTGCTGATCAAGACCTTCCTGGTGCAGGCGTTCTCCATCCCGTCCGACTCGATGCAGAACACCCTGCAGGAGGGCGACCGGGTCCTGGTCGACAAGCTCACCCCGTGGTTCGGCTCCGAGCCCGAGCGCGGCGAGGTCGTCGTCTTCCACGACCCGGACGGCTGGCTGAACGGCGAACCCACTCTGGAGCCCAACGCCGTACAGCGCGTCCTGGGCTGGATCGGCCTGATGCCGTCCGCCGAGGAGAAGGACCTGATCAAGCGGACCATCGGCGTCGCCGGCGACACCGTGGAGTGCAACGGCACGGGCCCGCTCAAGGTCAACGGCAAGGCACTGAACGAGCCGTACGTGTACCCGGGCAACACCCCCTGCACCGTCGACGACACCGGCGGTCAGTTCAAGGTGAAGGTACCCAAGGGCAAAATCTGGGTCATGGGCGACCATCGGCAGAACTCGCTGGACTCCCGTTACCACCAGAACGACTCGAACGACGGCATGGTCCCCGTGAGCCAGGTCGTGGGCCGCGCCATCGTGGTCGCCTGGCCGCCCACCCGCTGGTCCACGCTGCCGATTCCCGACACGTTCGACCAGAACCTGAGCGCCGCCGCTCCCGGCGCGCTCGGCCTCGCGGGCGCGGTGCCGCTGGTGCTGTGGCGCCGGCGCCGCCTTCTGGCCACCGGAAGCCCGAGGGTTACTGGCACGCGTACCGCCGGGTAG
- the lepB gene encoding signal peptidase I, translating into MSGTTSRTDEGRGRLGSKLSGLAVALGCVLFMGGFVWGAIAYAPYTVPTDSMAPTITSGDRILAERIDGAEIRRGDVVVFRQETWGNSPLVKRVVAVGGDTVACCTGGKLTVNGKKIDEAYLPEGQAAELTGIPEITVPKGRLFLLGDERSGSLDSTAHLTEAGNGTVPRAHVDARVDAVVWPMDGMLARPTGFEKLGALSSPGPLRLITVALVVGMVLVLGGGAYGPVAKRIGGRGRRTQPEPAVVG; encoded by the coding sequence ATGAGCGGGACGACAAGTCGTACGGACGAGGGCCGCGGACGGCTCGGCAGCAAGCTGTCGGGACTGGCCGTGGCCCTCGGCTGTGTGCTCTTCATGGGCGGCTTCGTCTGGGGGGCGATCGCCTATGCGCCCTACACCGTGCCCACCGACTCCATGGCCCCCACCATCACCTCCGGGGACCGCATACTCGCCGAGCGGATCGACGGCGCCGAGATCAGGCGCGGTGACGTCGTGGTCTTCCGGCAGGAGACCTGGGGCAACAGCCCCCTGGTCAAGCGGGTCGTCGCGGTCGGCGGCGACACGGTCGCCTGCTGCACCGGCGGCAAGCTGACCGTCAACGGCAAGAAGATCGACGAGGCCTATCTGCCCGAGGGCCAGGCCGCCGAGCTGACCGGTATCCCCGAGATCACCGTGCCCAAGGGCCGGCTGTTCCTTCTCGGCGACGAGCGCAGCGGCTCCCTGGACTCCACCGCCCACCTCACGGAGGCCGGCAACGGCACGGTGCCGCGCGCCCATGTGGACGCGCGCGTGGACGCCGTCGTCTGGCCCATGGACGGCATGCTGGCCCGCCCCACGGGCTTTGAGAAGCTCGGTGCTCTCTCCTCTCCCGGCCCGCTGCGGCTGATCACCGTCGCGCTGGTCGTGGGCATGGTGCTCGTCCTGGGTGGCGGCGCCTACGGGCCCGTCGCCAAGCGGATCGGCGGACGCGGCCGCAGGACGCAGCCGGAGCCGGCCGTTGTCGGCTGA